DNA from Hwangdonia lutea:
TTTTTGTCTTCGGTAGACATAAATTGCGAAACCATTACCGAGTTAAAGAAAATGGCAACAAATAGCGATGAGCCTAGTACCACCGATAGTGTAACCGGGAAATAAATCATAAATTCACCCATTACCCCGGGCCATAAGCCTAAAGGAATAAACGCTGCAACGGTTGTTGCGGTTGAGATGATAATAGGAAAAGCGATTTCGCCAATACCTTTTTTTGCGGCTTCAATTCGTGGCATGCCTTCAGACATGAGTCGGTACACGTTTTCTACCACCACAATGCCGTTATCAACCAACATACCGAGCCCCATGATGAGTCCGAAAAGAATCATGGTGTTCATGGTGTAGCCCAACATATTTAAAATCATGAGCGACATAAACATGGACATAGGAATGGCAAACCCAACAAACAGGGCGTTTTTAAATCCTAAAAAGAACATTAAAACGGTAACAACGAGGATGATACCAAATATGATATTATTAACCAAATCGTCTACTTGACCAATGGTTTTTGATGATTGATCGTTGGAAATAGATACTTTTAAATCTGGCGGAAAAACATTTTCTATGGCCTCTTTCACCATAACGTCTATTTGTTCTGCGGCAGCCACCATGTTTTTACCGGCACGTTTTTTAACATCGAGCATCACAACGGGGTTGCCAAACTCTCGGGCATAGGTGGTTTTATCTTCGTCTTTAAAGGTAATGGTTGCCACGTCTTTTAAGTAAATGGCATTGTTGTTTTCAGACTTAACAACAAAATCTTCCAATTGGCTTGGGTTGCTTATTTCGCCTATAATCCTTATGGTACGGCGTTGCCCGCTTGTGATTAAATTACCGGCCGACATGGTCATGTTTTCTCTGCTAATGGTATTGATAATGTCGTCAAAACTGACTTGTGCAGCCATCATTTTATAAATATCAACAGCCACTTCAACTTCTTTGTCTTGGGCGCCACGAATATCGACTTGCTTTATTTCCTGTAGGCTTTCAATTTCATCTTCAAGATATTCGCCGTATTCTTTTAATTTGTCTACCGGATAATCTCCCGAAATGTTGATGTTTAAAATGGGTATTTCTTCAGACATGCTCAAATCGAACACATTGGGTTCTACTTTGGCGTTATTGAATGTTGGCCAATCTTCACCAGATTTTTCAGAGTCTACCTCGTCTTTTACTTTCTGTTTTGCAGCTTCAACCGAAATATTTTCATCAAATTCAACAATTACAATTGAGTAGTCTTCTTGCGATGTTGAGGTAATTTCAACCACATTACTTACTGTTTTGAGGCGGTCTTCAATGGGATCGGTGATAAGTTTTTCGATATCTTCAGCCGTATTTCCGGGGTAAATAGAACTGATGTAGATTTTAGTTTCTTTAACTTCAGGAAAACTTTCCCTGGGCATTTTAAAATAGGCTCCGGCGCCTAAAATTAAAATAAGCAAAATTAAAACATACATGGTGGTTTTGTTGTTAATAGCCCATGATGACAACCCGAACTCCTTATCTATTTTATTGTTTTTTTTGTCTGTAGTCATTGGTTTTTAGTCTTTAGACGTTAGTGTTTTTGTCTCCTTTGAAGCAATCAAAAGGTATTATAAGAAAGTAAAGATTATTTAATGTCTATAATTTTAACTTCCTGTCCGTCTTTTACGCTTCGTGCACCTTCGTCAACAATTTCACTACCATCGTTTATACCTGATAGAATTTCAATAACATCGCCTTGGGTTTTGCCAGTTTCAATAATTACACGTTCGGCAACACCTTCATTTTTTTCATTTTTATTATTTACCACATAAATGTATTGGTCGCCATTGGCGTTTTCTGAAATAATACTTAACGGAATTAATAAAGCATTCTCGTTGGTATAATCGTTAATTTTAAGTTTGGCAGTTAAATTGGGTTTTATGCTTTTATCCTTATTGGGCACTGCCACTTCTATTTTAAATGTGCGGTTTGCAGGATTTATAAAGTTTCCTGCTTGTCTTATTTTGGTATCAATAACTTTACCTAAAACTGGGAATTCTACTTTTACATTTTTGTTTACCGTAACATTGGTTATGTAACTTTCGGGTACATCGGTTTCAATATACATATCGTCGAGATTTACAATGCGCATCAATGGTGTTTGGCCTGCGCCAACTACACTTCCTTGTTCGGTCATAACATCGTCTATAGTTCCAGAAAATGGTGCTCGCACCACGGTTTTAGCTAATTGTTGTTTAATTTGCTTTACGGCTTTCGCCTGCGCTTCGTAATTAGATTTTGCTTGTAGATATTGAATTTCGCTACCAATTTTTTGCTTCCATAAACGCTCTTGACGCTCGAAAGTTGTTTTGGATAAAGCGGTTTGAATTTCGGCTTGGGCCAATTGTTGGTTCAATCCGCCATCATCAATTTTAGCTAATGTTTGACCTTTGTTAACCCATTGGCCTTCTTTTACAAAAACGTTGGTAAGAATACCGCTGTATTCGGGATATAGTAATAAAAGTTTTTTGGTGTTTACGCTACCTTGTAACTCTAAATAATGCGTAAATACACGGTGTTTGGCTTTAAAAGTTGTAATTAGAGGGATTTTTTTTGTGGTGTCCAATACCGCAATTTTATCGTCTAATTGTTTTAATTGCGTAGCCATTTTTTGTTGTTGGGCAACAATTTCGGCACGTTTTAAGCGCATGGTCTCTAAGTCTCCGGATTCGATGGCTTTTTCAACAGATTGCTTTTTACCTTCTCCACAAGAAGTTATAAGCAGCGTAACGATGAGAAATGAATAGATATATTTCATGGTTTAGTGTTTTTTTTTTTTTGATTGATTGTTATATTTGATTTAATGCTGTTTCAAGTGCTGCTTTTTTATTGATGACATCAAGCATGGCTTGTAAAAATTCTTGTTGTGCCGTGTATAGTTGGGTTTGCGCTTGCCTTAATTCGAAACTGGTGGCAATACCTTCAAAAAACTTGGTTTGGTTTTTTTGTTCGATACGTTCGGCGAGGTTTAAATTTTGTTTTTTATTGTCGTAATCTTCAATCGCAAATTGGTAATCGCTTTTTGCCGATGCTATTTGAAGCTTTATTTTTTGCTCGGTTTCGGTGAGTGTTTCTTTGGCTATTTCAAGATTTATTTTGGCACGTTGCGTTGCGGCACTTCTTCGGCCTGAACTAAAAACAGGAATGTTCATGCTTACACCTAATAACGATGAACCAAACCACTTTTGGTCACGTTTTAAAAAATCGAAATCCTGATTATTACCGGCATAGCCCGCGTTAACAAAACCTCTTAAAGTGGGTAAGGCTTTACTTTGCTCTAATTTAACAAGCAGTTCTTTTGCTTTTTCATCGTTTTTAGAAATTTTAAAATCAACTGTGTTTTCAATATTTTCTTCAGCGTTAAGCAATTCCAAAACAATGTTTTGAGCCGTTAGGGTTTGTAAATTATCAGTTAATATGGTGTTGGTATTTAATCCGGTACCCAAGGTTGTGTTCAGCATTTGATACGCTAGGGTTTTTAAACGCGAGGTGTTGTTTAATTGGCTTTCTATACTAGAAAGTGTGATTTGCAATTGCTCAACACTTTCTTCGTCTCCCAATCCGTTTTCGTAAATTTTTGTGGTTTCATTCAAGTTTTTCTTTAAAACGGCAATATTCCGTTCTAAAATGGTTACACTTTCTTCGGCAAGAAGTACATTTCCGTAGGCATTAATAACGGCTTTTCTAACTTCTAAATCGGTTTTTTCTTTAGCGTTTTTCGAAATTTCTAAAAACACTTTCGCCGATTGGAGTCCAACTAAATAAGAGCCATCAAAAATTAACTGTTCTAAAATCACGGTACCGTTCATGGTTTGTTTTGTGCCAAAAGCAACCTCGGCAAACTCACCTACATTACCGCCAAAAAACTCCGCTGGAATTAAAGATACTTGCTGTTTAAGCCAATTGTTGTAATCTATATTGGCACTTATTTGCGGCAACCCAATTGTGGTGGTTTCCCATTTTTGTTTTTTAGCGGCTTCAATATCCAGTGTTGCGATTTTAGAGGTTCTGTTGTTTTCAAGGGCATAATCTATTGCTTCTTGCAACGAAAAACTAAGTGTATTTTCTTGT
Protein-coding regions in this window:
- a CDS encoding efflux RND transporter periplasmic adaptor subunit, coding for MKYIYSFLIVTLLITSCGEGKKQSVEKAIESGDLETMRLKRAEIVAQQQKMATQLKQLDDKIAVLDTTKKIPLITTFKAKHRVFTHYLELQGSVNTKKLLLLYPEYSGILTNVFVKEGQWVNKGQTLAKIDDGGLNQQLAQAEIQTALSKTTFERQERLWKQKIGSEIQYLQAKSNYEAQAKAVKQIKQQLAKTVVRAPFSGTIDDVMTEQGSVVGAGQTPLMRIVNLDDMYIETDVPESYITNVTVNKNVKVEFPVLGKVIDTKIRQAGNFINPANRTFKIEVAVPNKDKSIKPNLTAKLKINDYTNENALLIPLSIISENANGDQYIYVVNNKNEKNEGVAERVIIETGKTQGDVIEILSGINDGSEIVDEGARSVKDGQEVKIIDIK
- a CDS encoding TolC family protein is translated as MKSKLIIIFSLCCSITLFSQENTLSFSLQEAIDYALENNRTSKIATLDIEAAKKQKWETTTIGLPQISANIDYNNWLKQQVSLIPAEFFGGNVGEFAEVAFGTKQTMNGTVILEQLIFDGSYLVGLQSAKVFLEISKNAKEKTDLEVRKAVINAYGNVLLAEESVTILERNIAVLKKNLNETTKIYENGLGDEESVEQLQITLSSIESQLNNTSRLKTLAYQMLNTTLGTGLNTNTILTDNLQTLTAQNIVLELLNAEENIENTVDFKISKNDEKAKELLVKLEQSKALPTLRGFVNAGYAGNNQDFDFLKRDQKWFGSSLLGVSMNIPVFSSGRRSAATQRAKINLEIAKETLTETEQKIKLQIASAKSDYQFAIEDYDNKKQNLNLAERIEQKNQTKFFEGIATSFELRQAQTQLYTAQQEFLQAMLDVINKKAALETALNQI